In a single window of the uncultured Dysgonomonas sp. genome:
- a CDS encoding HAMP domain-containing sensor histidine kinase, translating to MKKSTIWILAGIMAFAFFGLLYLQITYLRESIRIRSDQFNEIINRSLLQVSRSLELDQTQKYLNEAFLENQKKQAAAYNRSLSLQNQMQEETVTHQQRVKMTAPDMEINMELNMSTTTQTPKSQIFQSPSKGGTNAISKTIFGMQDEQKKKYLYESDIMNEVLNRIINTASNIPIAERVNLKSLEVLIRNEIKGNGIELPFQYEVVDKNDKPIYQQPFFTMQNRKDYYLQSLFPNDPQDKVTYLKVYFPDKDKYLFSEVKFLYPSILFTFILLVTFIIIIYITFRQKRLSEMKSDFMNNMTHELKTPVSTISLAAQMLKDGSITKSPEVFKHISGVINDETERLSFQVEKVLQMSLFEKQKATLKMKELDANDVVVSVANTFQIKVEKFGGNLDIDLEATESAIEADKMHFTNVLFNLLDNAVKYRREDVPLELMIRTWNSNNKLYISVEDNGIGIKKEFVKKIFERFYRVSTGNRHDVKGFGLGLAYVRKIVEDHKGTIKAESELGKGTKFIICLPIMKNNEQLK from the coding sequence ATGAAAAAATCGACAATATGGATACTCGCCGGAATAATGGCATTTGCGTTCTTTGGCCTATTGTACTTACAAATAACCTACCTTAGAGAATCGATAAGGATAAGGAGTGATCAGTTTAATGAAATTATAAACAGAAGCCTTTTGCAGGTTTCCCGTAGTTTGGAACTCGATCAGACACAGAAGTATCTGAATGAGGCATTTCTCGAGAATCAGAAAAAGCAGGCGGCCGCTTATAACAGATCATTATCTTTGCAAAATCAAATGCAGGAAGAAACTGTAACGCATCAGCAAAGAGTGAAGATGACAGCTCCCGATATGGAGATAAATATGGAGTTGAATATGTCGACCACTACTCAAACTCCGAAGAGCCAGATTTTCCAGTCGCCGAGCAAAGGTGGGACGAATGCTATATCGAAAACGATATTCGGTATGCAGGATGAACAAAAAAAGAAATATCTTTACGAGAGCGATATAATGAACGAGGTATTAAACCGCATTATAAATACGGCAAGTAATATACCTATAGCAGAACGGGTGAATCTGAAATCGCTTGAGGTTCTTATCAGAAACGAGATAAAAGGGAATGGGATAGAATTGCCATTCCAGTACGAAGTGGTGGATAAAAACGACAAGCCAATATACCAGCAGCCGTTTTTTACAATGCAAAACAGGAAGGACTATTATCTGCAATCGTTGTTTCCTAACGATCCACAGGATAAAGTTACATACTTGAAAGTATACTTCCCGGATAAGGATAAATACTTGTTTAGTGAAGTAAAATTTCTATATCCGTCAATTTTGTTTACCTTTATATTGCTGGTAACATTTATTATAATCATTTACATCACATTCCGCCAAAAGCGTTTGTCGGAAATGAAGAGTGATTTCATGAATAATATGACACATGAACTGAAGACGCCTGTGTCAACAATCTCATTAGCAGCACAAATGCTTAAAGATGGCTCCATCACGAAATCTCCGGAAGTTTTTAAACATATATCTGGTGTGATAAATGATGAAACCGAACGGCTAAGTTTTCAGGTAGAAAAGGTTTTGCAGATGTCTCTTTTCGAGAAGCAAAAAGCAACGCTGAAAATGAAAGAACTGGATGCCAACGATGTTGTTGTAAGTGTAGCTAATACTTTCCAGATAAAAGTCGAAAAATTCGGAGGTAATCTGGATATCGATTTGGAAGCGACAGAATCAGCCATTGAAGCAGATAAAATGCATTTTACCAATGTGTTATTTAACTTATTGGATAATGCAGTGAAATACAGAAGAGAGGATGTGCCGTTGGAATTGATGATACGCACATGGAATAGCAATAATAAACTATATATATCAGTAGAAGATAACGGTATAGGTATAAAGAAAGAATTTGTAAAGAAGATATTTGAACGTTTCTATCGCGTATCTACAGGCAATCGGCACGATGTGAAAGGCTTTGGCCTGGGATTGGCATATGTGAGGAAAATAGTTGAAGACCACAAAGGAACTATAAAAGCTGAGAGTGAGTTAGGTAAAGGCACCAAATTTATAATTTGTCTGCCTATAATGAAGAATAATGAACAACTCAAATAA
- a CDS encoding AMP-binding protein yields MEKHPDIQFQPAIKIKEYQETKLQAALQYLKEHSAFYQRMFEEQNIDINEIKTIEDLRKLPVTTKDDLQRYSEDFICVEKSRIIDYVTTSGTLGDPITFVLTDKDLDRLAYNEYLSFTTAGFTKEDIMQLMTTIDRRFMAGLAYFLGARELGMGVARVGNGIPELQWDTIERIHPTCGIAVPSFLIKLIDFAEKNKIDYNNSSIKKCLCIGESLRKENFELNTLGRRIQEKWSSLQLYSTYASTEMQASFTECDRFCGGHLQPELIIVEFLDDNDNPVGEGESGEVTITTLGVEGMPLLRFKTGDVCYHYTEPCTCGRNTIRLSSVLGRRGQMIKYKGTTLYPPALFDILDNVPHIKNYVVEVFTNDLGTDEILVRVGCDEDRSDAFIKEIKDLFRSKVRVAPNISFESPEYIAQIQTPPMSRKAIKFIDLR; encoded by the coding sequence ATGGAAAAACACCCCGATATACAATTTCAGCCTGCTATCAAAATCAAAGAATATCAGGAAACGAAATTACAGGCTGCTCTGCAATACCTAAAAGAACACTCCGCTTTTTATCAAAGGATGTTTGAAGAACAGAATATTGATATAAATGAGATCAAAACAATTGAAGATCTACGGAAACTGCCTGTTACCACAAAAGATGATTTACAAAGATACAGTGAAGATTTTATCTGTGTAGAGAAATCTCGAATTATCGACTATGTAACTACATCGGGGACTCTGGGAGATCCCATCACATTTGTCCTCACCGACAAAGACCTCGACCGCCTTGCCTATAACGAATACCTGTCTTTTACTACCGCCGGATTTACCAAAGAAGACATCATGCAGTTGATGACAACTATAGACCGCCGTTTCATGGCCGGACTGGCTTATTTTCTTGGAGCGCGCGAACTAGGTATGGGTGTAGCCCGTGTAGGAAACGGGATACCCGAACTTCAATGGGATACAATAGAACGGATACATCCAACCTGCGGGATAGCAGTACCTTCATTTCTTATTAAACTGATAGACTTTGCCGAAAAAAATAAAATCGATTACAACAACAGTTCCATCAAAAAATGCCTTTGCATAGGGGAATCTTTACGCAAAGAGAACTTCGAACTGAATACTCTGGGCAGACGTATTCAGGAAAAATGGAGTTCCCTGCAATTATATTCCACATATGCCTCTACCGAAATGCAGGCATCATTCACAGAATGCGACCGCTTTTGCGGCGGCCACCTACAGCCTGAACTGATTATCGTGGAATTTCTGGACGACAACGACAATCCTGTCGGAGAAGGTGAGTCGGGAGAAGTTACCATTACTACATTGGGCGTGGAAGGGATGCCCCTCCTGCGCTTCAAGACAGGAGATGTTTGCTATCACTATACCGAGCCTTGCACTTGTGGCAGAAATACCATACGCCTGAGCAGCGTATTGGGACGTAGGGGACAGATGATAAAATATAAGGGAACCACATTATATCCACCTGCTTTATTCGATATACTGGACAATGTACCGCATATCAAAAACTATGTAGTTGAAGTATTTACCAACGATCTGGGAACAGATGAAATATTAGTGCGGGTAGGCTGTGACGAAGACAGAAGTGACGCTTTTATAAAGGAGATCAAAGACCTGTTCAGATCGAAGGTAAGAGTTGCCCCGAATATAAGTTTCGAGTCTCCTGAATATATCGCACAGATTCAGACTCCACCCATGAGTCGGAAAGCTATTAAATTTATAGATTTACGGTAA
- a CDS encoding DMT family transporter, whose product MQDNNKALIYGSIAVLSWSTVATMFKMALKYFSHFEMLLVASFTALLIFSIAMTILKKWTDLQTLPAKQWGWFALVGLLNPVAYYLVLFKSYALLPAQVAQPINYAWPIVLLVLLAIIARQPIPKMKYIGMALSLGGVALISLGSGGISGQSLPIAGLLLAFLSAFLWATYWIVNNQNKKVDGIVALFLSFLFGSVYLLIGALFVGVNLNSVPGILSSIYVGAFEMGIPFIFFGLAIRKTNNPALVNQMCYLSPFISLFLIHLVLGEQIYVTTYLGLFLIVFGIVFNEYLTKYFRKKAID is encoded by the coding sequence ATGCAGGACAACAATAAAGCGCTTATTTATGGCAGTATTGCTGTATTAAGCTGGTCTACAGTAGCTACGATGTTTAAAATGGCGCTGAAGTATTTTTCTCATTTCGAGATGCTTTTGGTTGCCAGTTTTACAGCATTGCTCATATTCAGCATAGCAATGACTATACTGAAAAAATGGACTGATCTGCAAACCCTCCCTGCTAAGCAGTGGGGATGGTTTGCATTGGTCGGCTTATTGAATCCCGTGGCTTATTATCTGGTTCTTTTCAAATCGTATGCTTTATTGCCTGCGCAAGTGGCACAACCGATAAACTATGCCTGGCCGATTGTATTACTCGTTTTGCTCGCTATTATTGCCCGCCAGCCAATACCCAAGATGAAGTATATTGGCATGGCACTGTCTCTCGGAGGAGTAGCTCTTATATCGTTGGGTTCGGGTGGTATAAGCGGACAGAGTTTACCTATTGCCGGATTACTTCTTGCTTTCTTAAGTGCATTTTTGTGGGCAACCTATTGGATAGTAAACAATCAGAATAAAAAAGTGGATGGAATAGTCGCATTGTTCCTCAGCTTCCTGTTTGGGTCGGTATATTTGTTGATCGGAGCCTTGTTTGTTGGAGTCAATCTGAATTCTGTACCCGGAATATTATCCAGTATCTATGTAGGCGCTTTTGAGATGGGGATACCATTTATATTTTTCGGGCTGGCTATCAGGAAAACGAATAATCCGGCTTTGGTGAATCAGATGTGCTATCTATCGCCGTTTATTTCCCTTTTCCTTATCCATCTGGTATTAGGAGAGCAAATATACGTGACTACATATCTGGGATTATTCCTCATCGTGTTTGGTATCGTATTCAATGAGTATCTGACAAAATACTTCCGTAAAAAGGCTATTGACTAA
- a CDS encoding aminopeptidase P family protein has protein sequence MFSKETYINRRNQLKKAIGSGILLFLGNDESGMNYEDNTYPFRQDSTFLYFFGLPYAGLAAVINIDEDKEIIFGDELTIDQIVWMGTQPTLKEKSERVGVANTQPYSSLGDYLSKAATKGQKVHYLPTYRAEHRLRLMDWTGLKPVQQEASLPFIQGVVNQRIYKSEEEIAEIERACDITADMHITAIKKVRVGMKEYEVMAALEEVAYAAGGRLSFPTIATVNGQTLHNHYHGNTVKEGDMFLIDAGAETEMGYAGDMSSTIPAGKKFSSRQKDVYDIQVASHIASVEALRPGIPFKEVYELSAKVICEGMKSLGLMKGDMDEAVQAGAHAMFFQCGLGHMMGLDVHDMENLGEVWVGYNGEPKSTQFGRKSLRLGRKLEPGFVLTIEPGVYFIPELIDLWKGEKKFEEFINYDKLEAYRDFGGLRNEEDFLITETGSRRLGKKIPLTTEEVEALR, from the coding sequence ATGTTTTCAAAAGAAACCTACATCAACCGCCGCAACCAATTGAAAAAAGCAATAGGTTCAGGTATTCTCCTATTTCTCGGAAACGACGAATCCGGAATGAATTATGAAGATAATACCTATCCTTTCCGTCAGGATTCCACGTTCCTTTATTTCTTCGGGCTGCCGTATGCCGGACTAGCTGCCGTTATTAATATAGACGAAGACAAGGAGATCATTTTCGGAGACGAACTTACTATCGACCAGATAGTATGGATGGGGACGCAACCTACATTGAAAGAAAAGAGTGAAAGAGTCGGGGTTGCTAATACCCAGCCTTATTCTTCTTTAGGCGATTATCTGTCAAAAGCTGCGACTAAAGGACAGAAAGTGCATTACCTGCCAACTTACAGGGCGGAGCATAGACTCAGACTAATGGACTGGACGGGTCTTAAACCTGTACAACAAGAGGCCTCCCTCCCATTTATTCAGGGTGTGGTAAATCAACGTATCTATAAATCGGAAGAAGAAATCGCCGAAATAGAAAGGGCATGTGATATTACAGCCGATATGCACATTACCGCTATAAAGAAAGTTCGTGTAGGGATGAAAGAATATGAAGTGATGGCCGCATTGGAAGAAGTGGCCTATGCTGCCGGAGGCAGGCTCTCCTTCCCTACTATAGCCACAGTAAACGGACAAACGCTGCATAATCATTATCACGGAAATACAGTAAAAGAAGGCGACATGTTCCTGATCGATGCCGGAGCAGAAACCGAAATGGGTTATGCAGGCGATATGTCGTCTACCATACCTGCCGGGAAGAAATTCTCGTCCCGCCAGAAAGATGTATATGATATTCAGGTAGCTTCACATATTGCATCAGTAGAAGCATTACGGCCGGGCATTCCATTCAAAGAAGTGTATGAACTTTCAGCAAAGGTTATTTGCGAAGGGATGAAATCACTAGGCCTGATGAAAGGTGATATGGACGAAGCTGTACAGGCTGGTGCTCATGCAATGTTTTTTCAGTGTGGGCTGGGACATATGATGGGACTGGATGTACATGATATGGAAAATCTGGGTGAAGTTTGGGTCGGTTACAACGGAGAGCCCAAAAGTACGCAATTCGGACGAAAATCGTTGCGATTGGGGCGAAAACTGGAACCGGGTTTTGTACTTACTATCGAGCCGGGAGTTTACTTTATACCCGAACTGATAGACTTATGGAAAGGTGAAAAGAAATTTGAAGAATTCATCAATTACGATAAATTGGAGGCATACAGGGACTTTGGCGGATTGCGTAACGAAGAAGACTTCCTTATTACAGAAACAGGTTCCCGCAGGTTAGGTAAAAAGATACCATTGACTACCGAAGAAGTAGAAGCATTAAGATAA
- a CDS encoding response regulator transcription factor, which yields MEEKLKLFLCEDDENLGMLLREYLQAKGYDTDLYIDGEVGYKGFVKEKYDLCILDVMMPKKDGITLVKEIRAINTEIPIIFLTAKNMKDDILEGFKAGADDYITKPFSMEELVLRIEAIFRRVKGKRSKEQQVYQFGNMNFDTQKQILTINGESTKLTTKEAELLALLCAHANDILERNHALKQIWVDDNYFNARSMDVYITKLRKLLKPDPSIEIINIHGKGYKLIAPVNEEEGAE from the coding sequence ATGGAAGAAAAATTGAAATTATTTTTATGTGAAGATGATGAGAATCTCGGTATGCTGCTGAGAGAGTATCTTCAGGCAAAAGGTTACGACACTGACCTTTACATTGACGGAGAAGTTGGATACAAAGGGTTTGTAAAAGAAAAATACGACCTGTGTATTCTGGATGTGATGATGCCTAAAAAAGACGGTATCACTCTGGTAAAAGAAATCAGAGCAATCAATACAGAAATTCCGATCATATTCTTAACTGCTAAGAATATGAAGGATGATATCCTTGAAGGCTTTAAGGCCGGAGCTGACGACTATATTACAAAGCCGTTCAGCATGGAAGAACTTGTTCTTCGTATCGAGGCTATCTTCCGTCGTGTAAAAGGAAAGAGAAGTAAAGAACAACAGGTTTACCAATTCGGTAATATGAACTTTGACACTCAAAAGCAGATTCTAACTATTAATGGTGAAAGTACTAAACTGACTACCAAAGAAGCAGAACTATTAGCTTTGTTGTGTGCTCATGCTAACGACATATTGGAAAGAAATCATGCCTTGAAACAAATCTGGGTGGATGATAACTACTTCAATGCACGTAGTATGGACGTATATATCACAAAATTGCGTAAGCTGTTGAAACCGGATCCAAGTATTGAGATTATCAATATCCACGGTAAAGGTTATAAACTGATTGCCCCTGTGAATGAAGAAGAAGGCGCTGAATAA
- a CDS encoding C45 family peptidase codes for MHKLLKKGLKAGLYVLLIFILAFGGIIGYMYFSADMCVPEIAEEVPRYKLTEEPDYRQWGDNYLRKSESGLWELKVSGNDYQRGIAIGEMSKDLLYYQEKVFVDQIKVLVPSENHLRFLGFFTILYNRNLGKNIPEEYRREIYGISHSCSDEFSYIGTPYERQLNYHAAHDLGHAMQDYMLVGCSSFATWGTASADSTLVIGRNFDFYVGDDFAKNKEVQFYDPEKGYKFVSVAWPGMTGVLSGMNEEGLTVTINAAKSSMPTSAKTPISILTREILQYASTIEEAYEIAKKRETFVSESILIGSAKDKKAAIIEKSPDKIGLFTTDGEQIICTNHFQSEVFAKDERNLENIRTTDSQYRFGRLTELLDKNKPLDVKKAASILRDTKGSGDKEIGLTNEMAINQFIAHHSVIFKPEQRIIWVSTHPWQMGKYVAYDLNKIFGEDTDFRKEIYSTEYTIPEDSLIHGDMFNNLLTYKELTKDIKAKIKEKSSISSDRLNKYEASNPEYYHMYEIVGDYYMSQGEKQKAKEYWQKALTKEVPKVSEKEWIEKKIRF; via the coding sequence ATGCATAAATTGCTGAAAAAGGGTCTGAAGGCCGGATTATATGTGCTGCTGATATTCATTCTCGCTTTTGGCGGAATTATCGGCTACATGTATTTTTCAGCGGATATGTGCGTGCCCGAAATAGCGGAAGAAGTTCCCCGCTACAAACTGACAGAAGAACCTGATTACCGTCAGTGGGGTGATAATTATCTTCGCAAGAGTGAAAGCGGATTGTGGGAACTGAAAGTCTCCGGCAATGATTACCAGCGGGGCATCGCTATAGGAGAGATGTCGAAAGACCTGCTATATTATCAGGAAAAAGTATTTGTAGACCAGATAAAGGTACTTGTCCCATCCGAAAATCACTTACGATTTCTTGGCTTCTTCACCATCCTGTACAACCGTAATCTGGGAAAGAACATACCGGAGGAATACAGGCGTGAAATTTACGGGATATCCCACTCCTGCTCCGATGAATTCAGCTATATCGGCACTCCCTACGAAAGACAGTTAAATTACCATGCCGCACATGATTTAGGACACGCCATGCAAGACTATATGCTCGTAGGATGCAGTTCCTTTGCTACATGGGGTACAGCAAGCGCCGATTCAACATTGGTAATCGGCCGCAATTTCGATTTTTATGTAGGGGATGATTTTGCAAAAAATAAAGAAGTGCAGTTCTATGATCCCGAGAAGGGTTATAAATTCGTATCTGTAGCCTGGCCGGGGATGACCGGCGTATTATCGGGAATGAACGAAGAAGGGCTGACAGTTACAATTAACGCTGCAAAATCTTCGATGCCTACATCCGCTAAAACACCGATATCCATCCTTACTAGGGAGATATTGCAATATGCGTCTACAATTGAGGAGGCATATGAGATTGCGAAAAAAAGAGAGACTTTCGTATCCGAATCTATCCTTATAGGTTCAGCCAAAGACAAGAAAGCAGCCATTATAGAAAAATCACCTGATAAGATAGGTTTATTCACTACCGATGGAGAACAAATTATATGTACCAATCATTTCCAATCAGAAGTATTCGCCAAGGACGAACGGAATCTTGAAAATATCCGTACAACAGACAGCCAATACCGTTTCGGGCGATTGACAGAGCTCCTCGATAAAAACAAACCTTTAGATGTGAAAAAAGCCGCCTCTATCCTTCGCGACACAAAAGGATCGGGAGATAAAGAAATAGGACTGACAAACGAAATGGCAATCAACCAGTTTATCGCGCACCATTCGGTCATATTCAAACCCGAACAGCGAATAATATGGGTATCTACCCACCCTTGGCAGATGGGTAAATATGTGGCCTATGACCTGAATAAGATATTCGGGGAAGATACGGATTTCAGAAAAGAGATATATTCTACGGAATATACTATTCCCGAAGATTCCCTGATACATGGCGATATGTTCAACAATCTCTTGACATATAAAGAACTGACGAAAGATATAAAAGCTAAGATAAAAGAGAAGAGTTCTATATCTTCCGACAGATTAAACAAATACGAAGCCTCTAATCCCGAATATTATCATATGTACGAAATAGTGGGGGATTATTACATGTCGCAAGGAGAAAAACAAAAAGCAAAAGAATACTGGCAAAAAGCATTGACAAAAGAAGTACCGAAGGTTTCTGAAAAGGAATGGATAGAGAAAAAGATTCGGTTTTAG